From the Amia ocellicauda isolate fAmiCal2 chromosome 12, fAmiCal2.hap1, whole genome shotgun sequence genome, the window GTTACAAAAAAcacttttcatatatttttcctttGCAATCTAAGCACCTTATTTTTAGATTTCCTCCAATCATCACTAACCTATCCTTATCCtatccttttctttctttggacACTTTTACAACCTTAATATGTCAACTTCTTTGTTATTAAGATCATAGATAACCATTGTCTTCACAGGTCAAAGAGAGAAATATTCAGAGAATGTCTtagaaacattttgaaacacaaaatacatgtaatatataatatataaatatcagagtcagtgtgtcagacaaTCAGTATTGAcccctactctctctctctctttttcctctTGGTCCAGCCCACCCTGATCTTCTGCCCCTGAAGaaggaagagcaggaggaagaggaggaggaggagggggaggaagagCAAGGAGAGCGAGCGGAACTGCAGGAGGGCAAGGCGCCTCTCAGATGCCAGGAAGGAGAGAGGGACCAGGAGGACAGGGCAGAGGGAGACAAGGAGAGGTCGATGgatggaggaggaagagaaagaggggagagggggggagagggcaGTCTTTGGCGATGCCGTGGCTGTCAGCGATGTTTCAGCTCTTCCTGGGAACTCACCGGTCACTGCTGCCAGGCTGGAGACTCCaacccttcctcctcctcccagcaGTTCAGGTGTCCAGTGTGTGGTGACCACTTCCTGCGGCCCACGGCCTTCATCATGCACAGACGCAGCCACATGGGCCAGTCCAGCTACGCGTGTCCAGACTGCGGCCACACCTCCCCCTCCCTGGGCCACTTGGCCACCCATCGCCGTGCCCACTGTGGCGGCGGGTTTAGGAGCATGGGGGGGGGGCTGCGGAGACAGCTGTACAAGCGCCACTGGTgctgggaggaagaggaggaggaggaggagaaagaagggaggggtgaggaggaggagagcgaAGGTGTTACAGCTCGGGTGTGCCGGGGGAAGAGGGCAGCTGGACGTAGTGGGGGTGAGTGgggtgtgagtgagagcagggccgtcgctagaccctatttagggGGGCTTCAGTATTTTCACTCTGccccccccaaaaataatacGATTATAAAGCAACGGCCAAAACACCATCAGCCGccccttgtattttctctcagcccccttaaaaataatacaacaaaagaatccaagaatgaagaagtaaaAATACTGTCAGCAACCCACCCCCCACTCTGACACCGGAAAGAACCACCATCagcaccccccgcccccccaatcCTGGACACCATTTCGAAGCCCCCCCTAAAACTTGAATTCTAGAAACACccctgagtgagagagagagttgggggGAGAAtgggagaatgagagagagagagagagagagagaataccaaAACACCACACATGCAAACTTATTTTAACACCCTAAAAGACAAGGTGTGGGGAGGTTAATGGTAATGGAGGGAATGATAAATGCCTCTTTGATGTCTAGCTTTCTGCTTCTTGCTGATTTCTATTTTTTGTTGATTCATTTATGattacttttaatgtatttaaatatatatctcctcccctcttcctccccatctctctcctcctccctctcttccactccaccccacctctctcttcctcaacctttctctctcctcctccctctcctctccccaccccccatctcTAGCCCGTCCCAGCTCCCCCATTCCCCCCCGGTCCCTGCAGTGTGCCCAGTGCTTCATGACATTCCGGGACGCAGAGACGAGCGAGAGGCACCTGCGCTTCAAGCACCCGGCCGAGTACGAGCGACTCCTTCGCGGCCGCACAGTGTTTGCCTGCCGCCGCTGCGACCGCACCTTCCCCTCCTCCGCCCAGCTCTCTGCCCACCAGCGCGCCCACGGCAACTGGAGCCTCACGCTTGCCTCCAGCTGCAGCCTGCTGCCCTCGCCATCATCGCCCCCTGCTGGCTCAGAGGACAAACTACACAGGGAAGCAGGGAGAGGTGACGGAGACTGGGAGAGGAGgcaggcggaggaggaggaggaggaggagggacagGAGAGGAGTCAGAAAGGGCAacagctgcagctgcagctCTGGCGCCCCCTGTCTGAGCCCCtgggtgtgtgcgtgtctccctttctcactctttctccctttctctctcaattctttttaatgtttttttcttattggcatgacaacagTATAttggtattgccaaagcatcaCAGAAATTATACTAAAcaatatttcaataataaacaatacagaaaatacatatacatatatatatatatatatatatatatatatatatatatatatatccacccGCACACAGctcaaatatatacagaaaaggtccctccctctctctattcAAATGACACAATACAattgaaacaaaactaaaacacacaataaaaataattacaaaaaacattGTATATACCCTGGGTGTTGTTGCCCAGGTGAAACAGTATCTGTTTCCCTGAGATCCAGCTTTCTTATTGAATACCagtctggtcttgtccagattgactgtcAGGGCCCAGGACGGACAGTACTGCTCCAGAAGGACCAGATTCTGCTGCAGTCCCTGTTCTGTGGGTGACAACAACACCAGGTCATCAGCGTAGAGCAGGaatttaatttctttgttaTGTAGATTGCTCCAAAACTGTGGCCAACTCGttgatatacagttaggtccataaatattttgacagtgacacaattgtcgtCATTTTGGCTCTGCACCACCACAAtaaatttgaaaggaaacaaagtgtagactttcatctttagtttcagggtagttacatccaaactgggtgaacagtgtaggaattacacccatttttatatgtagttcccccaattttagggactcaaaagtaattggacaaactaacataatcattaattcaattgtgagtttcaatacttggttgcaaatcatttgcagtcaatgactgcctgaagtctggaacccatagacatcaccagatgctgggtttcttccctggtggtgctctgccaggcctgtactgcatcTGTCTTTAGtgcctgcttgttcttggggcattttgccttcggttttgccttcagcaagtgaaatgcatgctcaattggattcaggttaggtgattgacttggccattgcagaacattccacttctttgccttaaagagtcttgggttgcttttgcagtatgcttcaggtcattgaccatctgcactgtgaagcacagtccaatgagttttgtagcatttggctgaatctgagcagataatatatccctaaacacttcagaattcatcctgctgcttttgtcagcagtcacatcatcaataaatataaGGGAACCAGTTCTCTTGGCAGCcgtacatgcccatgccataacatgcttcacagatgaggtggtttGCTTCAGATTATGAGCagctccttcccttctccatactcttctcttctcattattctggtacaagttgatctttgtctcatctgtccataggatgttgttccagaactgtacagggttctttagatgttttttggctctaatctggtcttcctgtttttggggcttacccaatggtttacatctgtggtaaaccctctgtatttactgtatcaagtcttctcttgattgttgactttgacacaggtacgcctacctcctggagggtgttcttgatctggccaattgttgtgaaggggttttcctTCACCAGGGatataattattctgtcatccaccacagttgttttccgtggtcttccgggccttttggttttcctgagctcaccattgctttctttctttttaagaatctaccaaatagttgatttggccacacctaatatttttgctatctctctgattggattgttttgatttctaaggcaaaactgaaggcaaaacaccccaagaacaagcaggaaagcaggaactaaagacagctgcagtacaggcctgacagagcatcaccagggaagaaacccagcaccTGGTGATGTCTAcgtgttccagacttcaggcagtcattgactgcaaaggatttgcaaccaagtattgaaactcacaatttaattcaagattatgttagtttgtccaattacttttgaacccctaaaattgggggaccacatataaaaatgggtgtaattcctacaccgttcacccagtttggatgtaactacccttaaactacactacactttgtttcctttcaaatccattgtggttgtgcacagagccaaaattatgacaattgtgtcactgtccaaatatttatggacctaactgtagatgttgaacagtgttgggctcAAACTGCAGCCCTGTTCTTTGGTTCCCAATTTTCACACCACACTTGTTCTCTGTGTACATTGACTTAATGATGTCATAGACTTTACCCCCACACTGCTTTGTAAGGAACAAAGGAATATTCTAAGGGATAAACCTGGATGCCAAATTGAATCAGATGCTTTTTTAAAGTCTATAAAACAAGCAaagatttttcctttattttttggaTGTACATGTTTATCTGttagggtgtgtagggtgtaaacaTGGTCAGAGGTGTAGTAATTTGGTAGAAAGCCATCTGACTCtgactcaggacactgtgctcggtgAGGAAGGTCAGTATCCGGACATTAATGATACTggagaacaccttccccaggttactgctcacacccTGGCAGTTATTAGTGTTGAATTTGTCTCCATTGTGGATTGGTGTTATAATCCCTAGGTTACAGATGTCAGGGAATCAGCCCATTGCCAGGATGAGGTTGAATACTTTGAGCAGCGCCTCCTGCATCCTgaggctgctgtgtttcagcatctcATTGATGACTGTCAAACCCGaaggctttcctgggtttgagagCTTGAAGCTTTTCTTTTAGCTCTGCTTCTTTTGGGAAGTCCAGTGGGCTTTGATTGTCCTTGATTTTGGTTTctaattcattttgtttgtttaaaattaaattttgatgaggatttaattattttttgtcaaattCTTGATAAAGTTTTTCCAAATATTACGATTTTTGATTGCTAATTCCTGATTGGATTTGTATGGGTTTAATTTGTTCCATAGTTTTCCAAAAGGAATTTTGCTCAAGGGATTCTTCAATTAGtgataattgttttgacatGTGTTCTTCTCTTTTCTTATTGAGaagatgtttgtattgttttagagCCGTGCAGTAGCTGAGTCTTTGTTCCAGGTtgtttgtctctctgtgtttttgGTTTGGCAGTTTTCTTAATTCTTTCCTGGATGTTTTACATTCTGTGTCAAACCATTTTTCATCTGAATTATTtgtaggcttgttttgtttcttgtttgtttgctctctctcctctttctgtctcctctcacggtctgtttctctgtccctctcagTATATCAGCTGCACtcacctctctttctctctctctgcatgcagtgttaatgtagcGGTCAGTCtgttcaattccaattcaattcaattaaaaaagctttattggcacGACTAATTGACATCAGTGTCGTCAGTGCATTGAAAGACATGCCCAATGCTCAGGAATAGGGCAATGGAAACTATAAATACAGGAATTATACATTATAACATCTATTTACAGATATTTACTGTGCCTGTATTaaccctccctctgtctctttctctctcttcctattCCTATCCtattctttctctgtctcttcctccttctctctccccctcagccCCTGGCCTGCTCTCTGGTGCCCCCTGCCCCTCAGCCCTGGCTCTGCGCTGCCAGCAGTGTCACATCATCTTCAGTGACCACAGCACAAGGGACCGACACATGAGGGCCAAGCACCCAGCCACACCCCCCCAGCCTCCTCCGTTGGGACCCTCCCGCCACCCCCGGGGGCAGCCTCGCCCCCACTGCTGCCCCTGCTGTGGGGAGAGGTTCATACACCAGGACAGTCTGACACGGCactgcagagagacacactccGTGTGAGAGAAagacagggagggaggagggaggaggggcaGAGGTAGAAAGGTTTATGACTCCCTGACTCAACAGTACAGTGAcacaaaaggagagagagacaataaGAGGGAGAGGCGAAAGAAGCCGTTGTCGTGGACACTGTTTCCACGCACACTTCTGTGTGAGAATGGAGACTCCAGGACGAAGGGGACAAGGGGAGCAAATTTCATCAGCATGAGCCTCTGACCCACAGCACCGCGCCGCGCAGCACTGGGCAGTGGCACTGTCTTCAATTTCATTTCTGTTATCCCATCAACAGTGTGAATTATATTGTGCCTGCACCTTCTATGAGCGTCTGTGTctgcttctgtgtgtgtgtgtgtgggggtggggggtgaaatatcataataattattatattaataagaaTGAATAACAAAAAGTTGCTAGCTTCAACCATGCACTTTATCGCCTCCCACGAATTCCTCTGGGGAAGCCCGTCAGTGACGTCAGTTTCCAGCGACGGCAGGAGCTGTCTGAGCGCTTGTCGCTGTTTATTTGCTTTTGGGGGTGAAGCAGCGGAAGACAACCCGGGGAAACGTTTATTTCGCTCTTCTGTTGTCATGGTGATTTTTTTTCAtagtaaatacatatttttttatttttcatatatttttctcaTTAAGGTGAGATTTCCGCGGTGTCAAATCGGCAGCTTCAAATTCTTGTGAAACTAGCGACCTAGTTTACACTCAGCTTTGCGGCATTCCTGACAAGAAGAAAATGAATTGCGCTAtgttgattaattaattgattaattaaaatatttgaagatttggtaatattaatatgtatatattttactcattatttatgtatttaatgtatgtcCGTTATGTGCTATTCTGTATGCGCCACAGCTGCAGCCGCAGTTGCGGAAATGGTGCAGAATGAATGCGCACAATGCGGTATTGCTGactttattgtcattattatgaaTATAATCTGCTAATAATATTACGTTGTATTGATTATGCAGTTTTGCACATGGAAAGTCTTATTAGGTTAGACAAaacttatttgtatatatatacactggtcTGTATCGTTATTGTTTGATCTTCCGGTATTTCACTATCAGTGGCGGTTTGTATAGAAATTAACAATTGTCAGTGTTATTTATCGATTTATTCAACGTcccttttaaaacaattatacgTCCTTTTGGGTCTACCATTAAACATATTTTACGGCACAAgtgatgtatttaatatatctgAGAAGACAGCCACTGTTCAGGTTTAATGCGGTCTTTTAAACTGTTCGTGTGTTCTCGCTTTCTCTTCTCTTAGGAGATCCTCGCCTCATCCCTTCatcatatttgtgtgtgtgtgtgtgtgttttgttgtgtgactgtttgtctgtctcactgattgactgaccaCTGTGgcagtgtctgagtgtgtgtctgtctctctgcctgtccGCATTTAAGTTAGTGTATGTGCGTGTCTGGATGTACGGTTAAGTGCGACTGTGGGCTGCAAGGGAAGCaaagtctgtctgtcagtctgtgtgtgtgtttgtctgacttaacttttctgtgtgtgtgtcaaaacAGTATGTATGCATGGCCTGACTGGGCATCCCTGTGTCCATATGTGTCTGTCTATCACCTATAATCTGTCTGACTTACTGTCTGTCTGCATCtttcactgtgtgtttgtgtgtgcttgtgtctgtgtgtgagtgtgtgtgtgtgtcttaccTCCTACCCCCTCCCCCGTTGCCATGACAGAGTACTACGAGGAGGGGGGCATGCTATACGAACGCCCACCCCCACTGCCTGTCAAAGTAGAGTCTCCTGAGGGTGAGCAGTTCTCGAGGGGGGCTGTGTCAGAGGATGGGGTCACTCAGGACGACGAGGACTCAGACTCTGGCTGCGGTGCGCTGGGGGCCGAAGCAGGGGGCCTCCCCTTCAATGTTGTAGTGGTGCATCCCAGCGTCTCTGGGAACGACCGACACCCCGCCCCCGAGCACAGTAAGGCTTACTGACATACTcgttagtgtgtcagtcagtcagtgttgtacagtgtagtatagtttCAGTGCAGCACAGGTGAAACTATGCTCCTAATCACCTCCACTTCCCCCTCTCTTTTATCCACTTTGTCTCCACAGATGGCCTGGTTTCCGGGGGTGTGGGGGGCGTGTCTGGAGGCAAACGCAAGAGCCGCTTCAGTGGGGCAGAGCTGGAGGTGCTGGTGGCCGAGGTGACGGGGAGGGAAGGCGAGCTGTTTGGACCGGGGGCGGGGCGCCTGCGGCGGCGGGAGCGTGAGCGGATCTGGGCCTGCATCCTGGAGCGGGTCAATGCTGTATCCCGCGTGCCACGCACCCTCCGTGAGGTGAAGAAGCGCTGGGACGACCTAAAGAGGCGCAACAGCGGCCGGCTGGCGGATGCGCAGCACCGCTGGGGCTGTTACAGCCCGGGGAGGGAGCCCCATCCGCTTCCCTCGCGTCTGCCAGGCCGTCTCCCGCAGGCAAGCCCCAGGCTGCGGGGCCCCAGACGCAGGGCTTTCCCAGCCAGGGCCCCTGCCAGTGCTGTTGGTAGGTGGAGAGGCAGAGACTTAATTGTAATTGACTGACTGTATCTCTACATCACTCTATCATTCAGTGTGTCTGACTCTGTCCATCTGATATCTTGTCCCTACTGCTTGCTAACTCCTTGTTGAGTGTAAATTAAACGTGAAACAGGTCCCCAACCTACAcatataaataatgaaacaaacaagaaaaaactgtAGCCAAAGTCTACAAACCAATACCAGTTGTTCTTTCTTCCATTGTTTTGTTCCCTTGCTGTCTCCTCACTCCACCCAGACTCTGCTCCTGTGACAGTGCCGTGCACAGCCTTGTGGGGGGGCAGGGGCTCAAACCAAAAAAGGGGCACTGGAAAGTTGTGGTCCAGGGTGGAGGAGAGGTGCCGAAATGCGATTCAATACTGGGGGAAAGAGAGAGCACAGTTGGGACAAATAAGGCACTTCAGAAAAAAATGGGCAGTGGCTCGCCCCacagtttattttacttaattaaactaattaaaataaaagtttctTAGGAACTCATATTTTCAgtgatttctctctctgtctctctttccagACACAGTAATAGTGGGTGATGGCCCAAGGCGGAGTGGCGAGTTCGAGGGGGAGGGTGAGctagaagaggaggaggaggaggaggaggaggaagagggaggggaaCCAGGAGGAGAGAGCAGCACTGAAGACAGGCTGGGGCAGAGGGACCCCCCCCCAGGGCGCTGGTTGCCTCCCTCCCCTATTTACAGCGTCCCCTTCATCAATGGGACCCCCCCCCATCCCAGCCCCCCCGCAGCCTCCCAGCTCAACCCCCCCGGTCACCCCCACCTCTCCCATGACCCCTGGCTGGagcaggaactgcggggcctgAGCGAGGCGGCCGTCCGACTGGGGGACAGGATGGAACTGAGTTTGAGGGAGTGGGGGGAAGGGTTTCGCCGTGACACCAGGGCCCTGGCAGCCTCACAAGATGCCCTGGCCCTCAGCCTGCAGCAGAACAACATCCTGCTGCAAAGGGTGCTGGGAATTCTGGAGcggcaacaacagcaacaacagcaacaacaacagcagcagcaaccacAACAGCAAGTCACCGAGTCTGCTGCCCCTCCTGCCCCAAATCCACCCCCTGATCTCTTAGATGGTACAGCCCAGCCTCCTCCATCTCCAGCAAGGTCCGGGAGAGCCCAGCGGCTGCGGCGGGGGAGGGCGGCGGAGCAGAGAAGGAGGAGATCCTAGCTTGTTTTGGAACTGATTTTGGTTCTCCTTAAATATATGCAGGGGATtgtataagtattcacccccaagGACTTTTGGACACTTTGCAGCTttacaatctggaactaaaatggatttaattgggattttctgtcactgatctacacaaagtattacataatgttgatgttggaaaaaaaatctattatatttttgtaattaactacaaataaaaatctgaaaagTCTTGATTGCATACGTATTCACCCTCTTTGCTATGATAAACTTAAATGAGCTGTGGTGCAGCCAactaccttcagaagtcacataattagttgaataaagtccacctgtgtgcaattaaaGTCTCACTTGAATTTAGATTAGATACACCTGTTTCTGGAAGGCAGAGCAAATAACCACACCATGAAGACTAAgcaagctttcaaaacaagtcagagaGGAAGTTTTGGAATAGCAAGATTTAGGCTATAGACAAACAGGCCAAAATTTGAACATCCCCCAGAGCACagttaaatctttttttttttttaatgaaagaatatggcacaaccatgaatttgaaactgaaactgagtGACCGGGCAAGGAGGTCGGTGGACACCAAGAGGCAAAGATTAACTCTgaaggagctacagagttcCACAGCCAGGGTGGGAGAAACTCTATATGTCAACTGTTACCTGGGTACTTTACAAAGCTGGGCTATATTTAAGAGTGGTACAGAGAAAGCCATTTCTGAAAATCCATCACCTCAAATCCTGTTTGGAGTTGCCACAATGCATATGGAAGGCACAGCAAAGATAAAAGGCAAAAGGCTCTCTGGCTGAATGAGACCAAAATTTAACTTCatggcctaaatgcaaaacaCAATGTGTGGCGCAAAGCCAACACAGCTCTTCACCCTGAGAACTCACCCCCACggtaaagcatggtggtggcagcatcatgttatatAGGAAATACAGGAAAATCCTAGAGGAAACCTGCtgcagtctgcaagagaccttggACTGGGGCAGAGGTTCACCTTTCAACAAGACAATCAGTGTTTCTCCCAGAAATGTGCATATCTGCAATTTGCAAACAAGAAGCTGAGTGTCCTAGAATTGCCTAGTCAacgcccagacctcaatccaattgagaatctgtgaaAAGACTTTAAAGCTGCTGTTAACCAACAgtgcccatccaacttgaaagaGTTTGAGCAActttgccaagaagaatgggcagaaattacagaaaccacatatgcaaagctggtagagccTTACCCaaaaagactcacagctgtaccAAGCTACcaggtggttctaccaagtatttaCTAAGGTGGGTGAATACTTAAGCAACTAAcacatttcagtgttttttgtgTAATTAACTTTTGATTCACAATATTTTGCAACTTCAAGGTGTTGTGTCTACAAACAAtcccaattaaatcaattttaattccagattgaaccataacaaaaaatgtgaaaaagtccttgGGGGGTGAACACTTATGAAGTCCACCGTACACATATTTATATCGatcttctttttcttcaaatTTGTTCCAATGTTTACTACCTTAAAATGGTAACTATGGAGTTATCCACTCAAGTTCAGTCTAGCTCAGTCCAGTGCAATATATTCCA encodes:
- the LOC136764979 gene encoding zinc finger protein 771 isoform X1, which gives rise to MERVRVKREVLDSDTLLVVIKQEEEEEELPTPPLFIKKEEEEEEGRGGEYLLSHPDLLPLKKEEQEEEEEEEGEEEQGERAELQEGKAPLRCQEGERDQEDRAEGDKERSMDGGGRERGERGGEGSLWRCRGCQRCFSSSWELTGHCCQAGDSNPSSSSQQFRCPVCGDHFLRPTAFIMHRRSHMGQSSYACPDCGHTSPSLGHLATHRRAHCGGGFRSMGGGLRRQLYKRHWCWEEEEEEEEKEGRGEEEESEGVTARVCRGKRAAGRSGARPSSPIPPRSLQCAQCFMTFRDAETSERHLRFKHPAEYERLLRGRTVFACRRCDRTFPSSAQLSAHQRAHGNWSLTLASSCSLLPSPSSPPAGSEDKLHREAGRGDGDWERRQAEEEEEEEGQERSQKGQQLQLQLWRPLSEPLAPGLLSGAPCPSALALRCQQCHIIFSDHSTRDRHMRAKHPATPPQPPPLGPSRHPRGQPRPHCCPCCGERFIHQDSLTRHCRETHSV
- the LOC136764981 gene encoding myb-related transcription factor, partner of profilin, yielding MTEYYEEGGMLYERPPPLPVKVESPEGEQFSRGAVSEDGVTQDDEDSDSGCGALGAEAGGLPFNVVVVHPSVSGNDRHPAPEHNGLVSGGVGGVSGGKRKSRFSGAELEVLVAEVTGREGELFGPGAGRLRRRERERIWACILERVNAVSRVPRTLREVKKRWDDLKRRNSGRLADAQHRWGCYSPGREPHPLPSRLPGRLPQASPRLRGPRRRAFPARAPASAVDTVIVGDGPRRSGEFEGEGELEEEEEEEEEEEGGEPGGESSTEDRLGQRDPPPGRWLPPSPIYSVPFINGTPPHPSPPAASQLNPPGHPHLSHDPWLEQELRGLSEAAVRLGDRMELSLREWGEGFRRDTRALAASQDALALSLQQNNILLQRVLGILERQQQQQQQQQQQQQPQQQVTESAAPPAPNPPPDLLDGTAQPPPSPARSGRAQRLRRGRAAEQRRRRS
- the LOC136764979 gene encoding zinc finger protein 771 isoform X2; the encoded protein is MERVRVKREVLDSDTLLVVIKQEEEEEELPTPPLFIKKEEEEEEGRGGEYLLSHPDLLPLKKEEQEEEEEEEGEEEQGERAELQEGKAPLRCQEGERDQEDRAEGDKERSMDGGGRERGERGGEGSLWRCRGCQRCFSSSWELTGHCCQAGDSNPSSSSQQFRCPVCGDHFLRPTAFIMHRRSHMGQSSYACPDCGHTSPSLGHLATHRRAHCGGGFRSMGGGLRRQLYKRHWCWEEEEEEEEKEGRARPSSPIPPRSLQCAQCFMTFRDAETSERHLRFKHPAEYERLLRGRTVFACRRCDRTFPSSAQLSAHQRAHGNWSLTLASSCSLLPSPSSPPAGSEDKLHREAGRGDGDWERRQAEEEEEEEGQERSQKGQQLQLQLWRPLSEPLAPGLLSGAPCPSALALRCQQCHIIFSDHSTRDRHMRAKHPATPPQPPPLGPSRHPRGQPRPHCCPCCGERFIHQDSLTRHCRETHSV
- the LOC136764979 gene encoding zinc finger protein 771 isoform X3, yielding MERVRVKREVLDSDTLLVVIKQEEEEEELPTPPLFIKKEEEEEEGRGGEYLLSHPDLLPLKKEEQEEEEEEEGEEEQGERAELQEGKAPLRCQEGERDQEDRAEGDKERSMDGGGRERGERGGEGSLWRCRGCQRCFSSSWELTGHCCQAGDSNPSSSSQQFRCPVCGDHFLRPTAFIMHRRSHMGQSSYACPDCGHTSPSLGHLATHRRAHCGGGFRSMGGGLRRQLYKRHWCWEEEEEEEEKEGRGEEEESEGVTARVCRGKRAAGRSGARPSSPIPPRSLQCAQCFMTFRDAETSERHLRFKHPAEYERLLRGRTVFACRRCDRTFPSSAQLSAHQRAHGNWSLTLASSCSLLPSPSSPPAGSEDKLHREAGRGDGDWERRQAEEEEEEEGQERSQKGQQLQLQLWRPLSEPLGVPWPALWCPLPLSPGSALPAVSHHLQ